One genomic segment of Oscillospiraceae bacterium includes these proteins:
- a CDS encoding D-lyxose/D-mannose family sugar isomerase encodes MDKITREQIKKEALKFYETAHIVLTDAEKENLEVADFGLGDIRQIGLEIITYVNTKKCCAKEMVLLPGQLCPEHRHAPMADIKYDGKEETFRCRYGEVYLYVEGEATASPAFMPSEKYKPYMTVWHEVKLLPGEQYTIYPNARHWFASGKTGAVISEFSTTSYDEYDIFTDPNIVRVEK; translated from the coding sequence ATGGATAAAATCACACGCGAACAGATCAAAAAAGAAGCCCTGAAATTTTACGAAACGGCGCATATCGTTCTGACCGACGCCGAAAAGGAAAACCTTGAAGTCGCCGATTTCGGGCTCGGCGACATCCGCCAAATCGGACTTGAGATCATCACCTACGTCAACACCAAAAAGTGCTGCGCTAAAGAGATGGTGCTGCTGCCCGGGCAACTCTGCCCCGAACACCGCCACGCGCCGATGGCCGATATCAAATATGACGGCAAAGAGGAGACCTTCCGCTGCCGTTACGGCGAAGTGTATCTCTATGTCGAGGGCGAAGCGACCGCGTCCCCGGCGTTTATGCCGTCCGAAAAGTACAAGCCGTACATGACCGTCTGGCATGAGGTGAAGCTGCTGCCGGGTGAACAATACACGATTTATCCGAACGCCAGGCACTGGTTCGCCTCGGGCAAGACCGGCGCGGTGATCTCGGAATTCTCGACGACGAGTTACGACGAATACGACATTTTCACCGATCCCAACATCGTACGGGTGGAGAAGTAA
- a CDS encoding SPFH domain-containing protein, translating into MGLIKAAFAAGGGVLADQWREYFYCESLTVDVLVAKGVKRSGKRTSNTKGTEDIISNGSIIAVNEGQCMMIVQQGAIVEFCGEAGEFVWDNSTEPTVLYGGFGKGIGDSFKRFGRRFTFGGDAANDQRVYFFNTKEIVGNKYGTPAPVPFRVVDKNIGLDVDIAIRCNGEFSYKVTDPIIFYKNVCGNVASVYVRETIDSQLRTELMTALQPAFARISDMGIRYSALPHHTAELSDALNEVLTEKWSAARGISIASFGINSVKASDEDEMMIKQLQKAAVFRDPTMAAAQIVGAQAQAMQDAAKNEGSGGAFMAFAGMNMAQNAGGVNAASLYGMGQQQQKKAAGWDCSCGAKDNEGNFCAECGKPRGDGWTCSCGTASNKGKFCANCGKPKPAGVPQYKCDKCGWEPEDPTKPPKFCPDCGDPFGDEDIKK; encoded by the coding sequence ATGGGTTTGATCAAAGCGGCGTTCGCGGCCGGCGGAGGCGTGCTTGCCGACCAGTGGCGCGAGTATTTTTACTGCGAATCCCTGACCGTCGACGTGCTGGTCGCCAAGGGCGTCAAACGTTCCGGCAAGAGGACTTCCAACACCAAGGGCACCGAAGACATCATCTCCAACGGCTCGATCATCGCGGTCAACGAAGGCCAGTGCATGATGATCGTGCAGCAGGGCGCCATCGTCGAATTCTGCGGCGAAGCGGGCGAATTCGTCTGGGATAACTCGACCGAACCCACGGTTTTATACGGCGGCTTCGGAAAAGGCATCGGCGATTCGTTCAAACGCTTCGGGCGCCGGTTCACCTTCGGCGGCGACGCGGCGAACGACCAGCGCGTGTATTTCTTCAACACCAAGGAGATCGTCGGCAACAAATACGGTACGCCGGCTCCGGTCCCGTTCCGCGTGGTCGATAAAAACATCGGCCTCGACGTTGACATCGCGATCCGCTGCAACGGCGAATTCTCCTATAAAGTCACAGACCCGATTATTTTCTATAAAAACGTGTGCGGCAACGTCGCCTCGGTCTATGTGCGCGAGACCATCGACAGCCAGCTCCGCACCGAACTGATGACGGCTTTGCAGCCCGCGTTTGCCAGAATCTCCGACATGGGCATCCGCTACAGCGCTCTGCCGCACCACACCGCGGAGCTCTCCGATGCGCTCAATGAAGTGCTGACCGAAAAATGGAGCGCCGCAAGAGGGATCTCCATTGCCTCCTTCGGCATCAACTCCGTTAAGGCCTCTGACGAAGACGAGATGATGATCAAGCAGCTGCAGAAAGCAGCGGTATTCCGCGACCCGACCATGGCGGCCGCGCAGATCGTCGGCGCGCAGGCGCAGGCGATGCAGGACGCCGCAAAGAACGAGGGCTCAGGCGGCGCGTTCATGGCGTTCGCGGGCATGAACATGGCCCAGAACGCGGGCGGCGTCAATGCCGCGTCTTTGTACGGAATGGGTCAGCAGCAGCAGAAAAAAGCGGCCGGCTGGGACTGCTCGTGCGGCGCGAAAGACAACGAAGGCAATTTCTGCGCCGAGTGCGGCAAACCGCGCGGCGACGGCTGGACTTGCTCGTGCGGAACCGCAAGCAACAAAGGCAAGTTCTGCGCAAACTGCGGCAAACCGAAGCCCGCGGGCGTTCCCCAGTATAAATGCGACAAATGCGGATGGGAGCCGGAAGATCCGACAAAGCCGCCCAAGTTCTGCCCCGACTGCGGCGATCCGTTCGGCGACGAGGATATTAAAAAATGA
- a CDS encoding four-helix bundle copper-binding protein, producing the protein MGIATSVIDKYQTCIDVCTKCAQSCKECQVACLKEPDVKNRLKCIGILSECACLCTESASFMATDAKYAKDVCKLCATICEDCANECGMFKEDHCVKCATECRTCADECRMMAK; encoded by the coding sequence ATGGGTATCGCAACTTCTGTCATTGATAAATATCAAACCTGCATCGATGTCTGCACCAAATGCGCGCAGTCCTGCAAGGAATGCCAGGTCGCATGTTTAAAAGAACCCGATGTCAAAAACCGGCTTAAGTGCATCGGAATTCTCTCGGAATGTGCCTGTTTATGTACGGAATCCGCGTCATTTATGGCGACGGACGCCAAATATGCCAAGGACGTATGCAAACTCTGCGCGACGATCTGCGAGGACTGCGCAAACGAGTGCGGCATGTTCAAAGAGGACCACTGCGTCAAGTGCGCGACCGAATGCCGCACCTGCGCGGACGAATGCAGAATGATGGCAAAATAA
- the tpiA gene encoding triose-phosphate isomerase has translation MNKKLRRPVIAGNWKMNKTPSEAAALTKEIVPLVKDAACGVVLCVPFVDLAPVLDAVKGTSVKVGAQNCHFEKSGAFTGEISADMLKEMGVEYVIIGHSERRTYFGETDVTVNKRTRAALDAGLNVIVCVGEVLEQREQGVTNEFVAMQTKIALGGVSADELAKIIIAYEPVWAIGTGKTATDEQANEVCGVIRATVSALYGKKYGDAMTVQYGGSMNAKNAAGLLAQPDVDGGLIGGAALKPADFAVIVEATK, from the coding sequence ATGAATAAAAAATTGCGCAGACCGGTCATCGCCGGCAACTGGAAAATGAACAAGACCCCGTCCGAAGCGGCGGCACTCACAAAGGAGATCGTCCCGCTTGTGAAGGACGCTGCGTGCGGCGTGGTGCTGTGCGTGCCGTTTGTCGACCTCGCCCCGGTGCTCGACGCGGTCAAGGGTACATCGGTCAAAGTCGGAGCGCAGAACTGCCACTTTGAAAAGAGCGGCGCGTTCACCGGCGAGATCTCGGCGGACATGCTCAAAGAGATGGGCGTCGAATACGTCATCATCGGCCATTCGGAGCGCAGAACCTATTTCGGCGAGACCGACGTGACCGTCAATAAACGCACCAGAGCCGCTCTCGACGCAGGACTCAACGTGATCGTCTGCGTGGGCGAAGTGCTCGAACAGCGCGAACAGGGCGTCACCAACGAATTCGTCGCCATGCAGACCAAGATCGCGCTCGGCGGCGTCTCGGCGGACGAACTCGCGAAAATCATCATCGCCTATGAACCCGTTTGGGCGATCGGCACCGGCAAAACCGCGACCGACGAACAGGCCAACGAGGTCTGCGGCGTGATCCGCGCAACCGTCTCAGCACTCTACGGCAAGAAATACGGCGACGCGATGACGGTTCAATACGGCGGTTCGATGAACGCCAAAAACGCAGCGGGACTGCTTGCTCAGCCCGATGTCGACGGCGGCCTGATCGGCGGCGCGGCATTGAAACCGGCGGATTTCGCGGTCATCGTCGAAGCAACCAAGTAA
- the pgk gene encoding phosphoglycerate kinase, with protein sequence MQNLNKKTVEDIDVSGKRVLARCDFNVPLKDNVITDDKRIVEALPTIKYLIAKGAKVILCSHLGRPKGEFNMKYTLAPVAAHLSKLLGKPVAMAKDVIGPDAKAKAAALKNGDVMLLENVRFHAEEEKNDPAFSKELASMAEIFVNDAFGTAHRAHSSTAGVAAYLPAVCGYLIQKEIAIMGGALENPKRPFVAILGGAKVSDKIGVINALLEKVDMLIIGGGMAYTFFKAFGCEVGTSICENDKLDLAREIVKKSREKNVALLLPVDNVIAREYKEDSVFMRIYSDSIPDGWMGLDIGEKTQELFSKSLAGAGTIIWNGPMGVSEWANFAAGTRAVAKAVAESGAVSIIGGGDSAAAVEQMGFADKMTHISTGGGASLEFIEGLELPGIACLLDK encoded by the coding sequence ATGCAGAATCTCAACAAAAAAACCGTCGAGGATATCGACGTATCCGGAAAGCGCGTACTTGCCCGCTGCGACTTTAACGTTCCGCTCAAAGACAACGTCATCACCGACGACAAACGCATTGTCGAAGCGCTGCCGACCATCAAGTACCTGATCGCCAAAGGCGCAAAGGTCATCCTGTGCTCCCACCTCGGCAGACCCAAGGGTGAGTTCAACATGAAGTATACGCTTGCGCCGGTCGCCGCGCACCTTTCCAAACTGCTCGGCAAGCCGGTCGCGATGGCGAAAGACGTCATCGGCCCCGACGCCAAAGCTAAGGCCGCCGCGCTCAAAAACGGCGATGTGATGCTGCTTGAAAACGTCCGTTTCCATGCCGAAGAAGAGAAAAACGACCCGGCATTTTCGAAAGAACTGGCTTCGATGGCCGAAATCTTTGTCAACGACGCGTTCGGAACCGCCCACCGCGCCCACAGCTCCACCGCGGGCGTCGCGGCGTATCTGCCGGCGGTCTGCGGCTATCTGATCCAAAAGGAAATCGCCATCATGGGCGGCGCGCTCGAAAATCCGAAACGCCCGTTCGTCGCGATTCTGGGCGGCGCGAAAGTCAGCGACAAGATCGGCGTCATCAATGCCCTGCTCGAAAAGGTCGATATGCTGATCATCGGCGGCGGTATGGCTTACACCTTCTTTAAGGCGTTCGGATGCGAAGTCGGGACTTCCATCTGCGAAAACGACAAGCTCGACCTGGCGCGCGAGATCGTGAAAAAATCCCGCGAAAAGAACGTCGCCCTGCTGCTGCCGGTCGACAACGTCATCGCGAGAGAATATAAAGAGGACTCCGTGTTTATGCGCATCTACTCCGACTCGATCCCGGACGGCTGGATGGGTCTCGATATCGGCGAAAAGACACAGGAACTGTTCTCCAAGTCGCTTGCCGGCGCCGGCACGATCATCTGGAACGGCCCGATGGGCGTCTCCGAATGGGCGAATTTCGCCGCGGGCACCCGCGCGGTCGCCAAGGCGGTCGCCGAATCCGGCGCGGTCTCGATCATCGGCGGCGGCGATTCCGCGGCTGCGGTCGAGCAGATGGGCTTTGCCGACAAGATGACCCACATTTCCACCGGCGGCGGCGCCTCGCTCGAATTCATCGAAGGCCTCGAACTGCCGGGCATCGCGTGTTTGTTGGATAAATAA